The Candidatus Paceibacterota bacterium genome includes the window CGGTGCTCAGAATCTTTTTCTCTGGGGTGATGACCCCCTCCATGAGCGCACCGCTTGCCACGATCAACTTTGCGATTGAGCCGGGTGTATACAACCCTGAGACAACACGATTAAGGAACGGTTTTCGAGGGTCCCTTACATACGCGTCAATGAGATCGTGTGGTTCTCCGTCGGTAAGCACCTGTGGTGCGTACTCCGGATAGCTTGCGAGAATAACAACCTCACCGCTTTCCACGTCAATCACCACCCCTGCTCCCCCAACAAAGCCTGATTCCCCCGCACGATCACGAATAAGCCTGTAGAGTGCTTGATTTAATCGAGCGTCAACTGAGAGTGTGATATTCTCGCCATCTTCCGCGGGGCGAGTAATGCTCTCCGAGGTGACCTCTTGAAGCGCGTCAACCTCTTGTATTTTAATCCCATTTGATCCTTCGAGTCGATCATTAAAGAGAAGTTCAGCACCCCCTTTACCTCGATATTCCTTTTGGTAATAGACACCGGAAGTGTCCTTAAGTGGATATCCTACATACCCAAGAACCTGCCCCAACCCATCCATCTGCCGGTATACTCGAAGTGCGTGCGCATCTTCACCCGCTTCGTTCCATACAAGCTCGAGGCCATTTCGGTCATAGAGAACGCCGCGCTCCGCGAAGATTATCGAGTTGCGCAGTCGGTTGCCTTCACTTAAAGATGCGAACGCAGCGCCCTGACGGACCTCAAGATCGGCGATCTGAATCAAGAACAAGACGAGAAGACCGCCAAAGACAAACAAGACCAGAGACTGTGTCTTCTTCGGTATAGGATGTTCGAGACGTCCTTCAAATTGGTCACGATCAAACTCCGGCAGATTGCTCGAATCAAGAAATATCTCATCCGGGTTGATTTCTCGGTTTTTACTTTTTCCTAAAAGACGTCTCAGGAATGTACGGATTTGGCGACTCATGGGAGGTATTGTACCATCCCCCGAAGTCAGGAACGAACTGCGCGCTTCGTCTTGCTAGCTCTGGCAGAAGACCAAATGACGTTTGATATATACCCCAAAGAACAATACCGCAATACCGATGATGGTGTAGATATACGCCCCAAAATAAAACGCGGGTATATCCACCCCATACAGAAGATCCATCATAAGGCCACCAAAGACCACCTCGTATCCCGAATAACGAGCGACGATCAAAAGCCCAAGACCTGCTGTTACAAACCAAGGGAACAAGAATATACTCAGAAAGAAAAGTGTTGTTGTCGCAAAATACAATTTCATGTTCTAGAGTTCTATTGTTACCACTCTAATCGAATGGATATTAATAGGGCTTCTCACCAAGACTGTCTGAAAAGAATCGGTAGGAAGTGCACCCACATCTCCGACCATACCAACCACTCCACCGTCGAGCCCCGGGAAGAAAACTGCCTCACTCTCAGAGACAGCAACCCCACGAGGAATATGCAT containing:
- a CDS encoding penicillin-binding transpeptidase domain-containing protein, with translation MSRQIRTFLRRLLGKSKNREINPDEIFLDSSNLPEFDRDQFEGRLEHPIPKKTQSLVLFVFGGLLVLFLIQIADLEVRQGAAFASLSEGNRLRNSIIFAERGVLYDRNGLELVWNEAGEDAHALRVYRQMDGLGQVLGYVGYPLKDTSGVYYQKEYRGKGGAELLFNDRLEGSNGIKIQEVDALQEVTSESITRPAEDGENITLSVDARLNQALYRLIRDRAGESGFVGGAGVVIDVESGEVVILASYPEYAPQVLTDGEPHDLIDAYVRDPRKPFLNRVVSGLYTPGSIAKLIVASGALMEGVITPEKKILSTGSIRVPHPYLEDVYSTFVDWKAHGWVDMREAIAYSSNVYFYEVGGGFEDQPGIGIDAINTYAHLFGFGKSTGVFFGEAGGVIPNPEWKAETFNGDEWRIGDTYNTAIGQYGFQVTPIQVARAVAAIANNGKLLTPSLEKGAPVKFETIPIDEEYLQVVREGMHLGAEEGSARALNTPYVSIAAKTGTAQLGVRKEFVNSWVAGFFPYEKPRYAFAIIMERGPVSNLVGASAVMRSFIEWLHREAPEYLESVN